In Plasmodium malariae genome assembly, chromosome: 11, the following proteins share a genomic window:
- the PmUG01_11032900 gene encoding bifunctional methylenetetrahydrofolate dehydrogenase/cyclohydrolase, putative: MSCICLNGHYVAEKIDQLVFQRIAHEKKKKADKNNTLSKRKKLFIIYSNHVTTYSYLYIILKKSIYLNADIIFALVKVHRNFNQIRLTKLIEKINKRGESTSLLILSPLCHHINKCFVSRFIQEGKDIDASSYEAILRLLRVSRKCVIPPLTRPEEAPCETMGTTVAVSTTTVAVRSGFVQPLFYVARIVQNFYVHFLGYLLQFLLAICYTLMIKKEECISVKLIASALMNNSRNVKLGKTERSKDISAAQYNYYERSYIINNNGSTSHSSSSSHSSSASHSSSASHSSSASHSTSTSNYSSKNRNRSKNRNRSKNRNRSKNRNRSKNRNSSKNHNSNNDSPCKNCPNEGDELIYGYLKDTIRYNIPCCIHSVLLFIKYYNIHIQNKNIIILNNNINIFMTLFILFFRKDISTTVYDPISGDILCTYNKKEGGNNFFFKINKKKLYIKDENDLKYNFSIFVNYYITRGMKYTQCSKLNMLVEKNMKKKIIKNADIIIIGVGCFNILKKDYIKQNAIILDLGINLVPYHHNDNRDNDKMKENSTAGVKRRGMNNSTYHLDTSFVTIRKNKYKLRKYARRNLRGSESATQNDNKSIVEAANTKGEKTNFYLVQKKVRPFMVRTCVFPLRILFFFKNRKKKKKKKKNIMNYLPNALLLKDNKSKQNFVASLAKFLHKYEIIGDADMGCKKKCSLISSVPGGLGPITTSMLFYNLYFKRKMEKGRSGRSGRSGRGRRGDA; this comes from the coding sequence ATGAGttgtatatgtttaaatgGGCACTACGTGGCTGAAAAAATTGACCAGCTGGTTTTCCAAAGAATAGCACAtgagaagaagaaaaaagcaGATAAGAATAATACATTGTCGAAAAGAAAGAAGTTGTTTATCATTTACTCAAACCATGTAACAacatattcttatttatatataatattaaagaaaagcatttatttaaatgcagatataatttttgcaCTTGTAAAGGTTCACAGAAATTTTAACCAAATCAGATTAACAAAATtgatagaaaaaataaacaaaagaGGAGAAAGTACATCACTGCTTATTTTATCTCCATTATGTCATCATATAAATAAGTGTTTTGTATCTAGGTTTATACAAGAAGGGAAGGATATAGACGCTTCCAGTTATGAAGCTATTTTAAGACTGCTCAGGGTAAGTAGGAAATGTGTTATTCCCCCTCTGACTAGGCCAGAAGAAGCTCCCTGTGAAACGATGGGAACTACCGTTGCAGTTTCCACCACTACTGTTGCTGTTAGAAGTGGCTTCGTACAGCCCTTGTTTTATGTAGCAAGAATTGTGCAGAATTTTTACGTACATTTTTTGGGTTATCTTTTACAGTTTCTGTTGGCTATCTGCTATACTTTGATGATAAAGAAGGAAGAGTGTATCTCGGTAAAATTAATAGCAAGTGCTCTAATGAATAACAGCCGAAATGTTAAACTGGGAAAAACGGAAAGGTCCAAGGACATAAGTGCTGCCCAGTATAATTACTACGAAAGATCatacattattaataataatggtagTACCAGTCATAGCAGTAGTTCCAGTCATAGCAGTAGTGCTAGTCATAGCAGTAGTGCTAGTCATAGCAGTAGTGCTAGTCATAGCACTAGTACCAGTAATTACAGTAGTAAAAATCGTAACAGAAGTAAAAATCGTAACAGAAGTAAAAATCGTAACAGAAGTAAAAATCGTAACAGAAGTAAAAATCGTAACAGTAGTAAAAAtcataacagtaataatgaCAGCCCTTGTAAGAATTGTCCGAACGAAGGAgatgaattaatatatggTTACTTGAAAGATACCATTAGGTACAACATTCCTTGCTGCATCCACTCTGTCCTTTTGTTCATCAAGTActataatattcatattcaaaataagaacataataattcttaacaataacataaatattttcatgacattatttattttgtttttccgaAAGGACATATCAACCACTGTTTATGATCCAATAAGTGGGGATAtattatgtacgtataataaaaaggaaggaggaaataattttttctttaaaataaataaaaagaaattatatataaaagacgAAAATGatcttaaatataatttttccatttttgtcaattattatataacaagAGGTATGAAGTACACACAATGTAGTAAGCTAAATATGTTAGTtgagaaaaatatgaaaaaaaaaataattaaaaatgcggatattataataattggTGTTGGCTGCTTtaacattttgaaaaagGATTATATAAAACAGAATGCTATTATTCTGGATCTAGGTATTAACTTAGTACCCTATCATCACAATGATAATAGAGACAATGACAAAATGAAGGAAAACTCAACTGCGGGTGTCAAGAGGAGAGGAATGAACAACAGTACATATCATTTAGATACATCCTTTGTTacaataaggaaaaataaatacaaactACGAAAGTATGCACGCAGAAATTTAAGAGGAAGTGAAAGTGCTACGCAGaatgataataaaagtatAGTGGAAGCTGCTAACACAAAGGGGGAAAAAACTAATTTTTATCTTGTCCAAAAAAAAGTGCGACCTTTTATGGTAAGAACATGTGTGTTCCCTCTAcgcatactttttttttttaaaaataggaaaaaaaaaaaaaaaaaaaaaaaaaatataatgaactACTTACCTAATGCTCTACTTTTAAAAGACAATAAATCGAAGCAAAATTTTGTTGCTAGTTTAGCAAAATTTTTACacaaatatgaaattattgGTGATGCTGATATGGGATGTAAAAAGAAGTGCTCTCTGATTTCGAGCGTTCCAGGAGGATTAGGTCCCATCACCACATCTATgttgttttataatttatattttaaaaggaaaatggaaaagggaagaagtggaagaagtggaagaagtGGAAGGGGGAGGAGGGGCGACGCATGA
- the YTM1 gene encoding ribosome biogenesis protein YTM1, putative — protein sequence MIRTNNIDKKKKRINQLDKMKNNDSYDDELTNYTSESDDEMVSSNDKRASSDGERDSSNDEGDSKSEKQIQIYFTTNIKNGKYKIENTTYTIPVSFKRIDLSRMVKKLLDIKENISFDFLINQKIIRSSIEDFLKENNILSEQVLEIEYTIPIRKRESTHIDKISEWISKMITSENTLHCSSFEGNILYYDLRNMNKIYENRVSDSPIFAYNVCKINNSILNDEPPYHESVVGLSNGTIRVFLNEEDIDKGIRTKNDLYLGYHDDMIKSLEFNKDHSLIISGGCDNKINIYDNKYIIEQLKIYKNQNTSNKRKIKNVIAPKKCIHKEPGIITALSFFDNSKFLSTGLEKNIKIYDIITGNICTSFAYNKSVVCCDILNKNLFVTADEQSIIKLFDIRCVQEKSVISLNENKYYFHDKIITSLRANRNRIHFLSSSHDGYINIYDVRLNKLPVYTIENEDKRKILSCTWFYKEDNNFVVSADEINLTVHRF from the coding sequence atgatAAGGACGAACAATAttgataagaaaaaaaaaaggattaacCAACTGGATAAgatgaaaaataatgattCTTATGATGATGAATTAACAAATTACACTTCTGAAAGTGATGACGAAATGGTTAGCAGTAATGACAAAAGGGCCAGCAGCGATGGCGAAAGGGACAGCAGCAATGACGAAGGTGATAGCAAATcagaaaaacaaatacaaatatattttactacaaatataaaaaatggaaaatacaaaattgaaaatactACTTATACCATTCCAGTAAGTTTTAAAAGGATAGATTTATCAAGAATGGTAAAAAAGTTATTGgatataaaggaaaatatttcgtttgattttttaataaatcagAAAATTATAAGATCTTCGATAgaagattttttaaaagaaaataatattttgtcaGAACAGGTTTTAGAGATAGAATATACTATCCCtataagaaaaagagaaagtaCACATATTGATAAAATTTCTGAATGGATTTCTAAAATGATTACAAGTGAAAATACGCTACATTGTAGTAGTTTTGAAGgtaacatattatattatgatttaagaaatatgaataaaatatatgagaaCCGAGTAAGTGATAGTCCAATATTTGCCTATAATGtgtgtaaaataaataatagtataCTTAATGATGAGCCACCATATCATGAATCTGTTGTAGGATTGTCCAATGGAACGATAAgggtatttttaaatgaagaagACATTGATAAAGGAAttagaacaaaaaatgatTTGTATTTAGGATATCATGATGATATGATTAAATCGTTAGAATTTAATAAAGATCATTCATTAATAATAAGTGGGGGAtgtgataataaaataaatatatatgacaataaatatatcatagagcagttaaaaatttataaaaatcaaaatactagtaataaaagaaaaattaaaaatgttatagcACCTAagaaatgtatacataaggAACCCGGAATAATAACAGCATTAAGCTTTTTTGATAATTCCAAATTTTTGTCTACAGGATtagaaaaaaacataaaaatatatgatataattaCAGGGAATATATGTACTTCTTTTGCATACAACAAATCTGTAGTATGTTGTGATATTCTAAACAAGAATTTATTTGTAACTGCTGATGAACAatctattattaaattatttgatataaGATGTGTTCAAGAAAAGTCTGTTATAtctttaaatgaaaataaatattatttccacgataaaataataacatcTTTGAGAGCAAACAGAAATAGgattcattttttatcatcCTCACATGAtggttatataaatatatatgatgttAGGTTAAATAAATTACCAGTATACACCATAGAAAATGAAGATAAACGAAAAATTCTTTCATGCACATGGTTTTATAAAGAAGACAACAATTTTGTCGTCAGTGCAGATGAGATTAATTTAACTGTCCACAGATTTTAG
- the PmUG01_11033000 gene encoding conserved Plasmodium protein, unknown function produces the protein MKTNEELLRKEEEDISRTIALSLEEYHAAQNKNKDKDFEVDDENDELLQEAIRLSILGCNKEENRSDDCNDSYYDLVKKNFDKISYYLCNSHVSTKNEHDVIDNKIFWNDIYKHYKNIYIIIRDYMINLNKRNEKLNEEPNDSTSSREDYDSDDSSDYSNLSSLSCCSLEQIKKTYKNINYTTKDYCKWLRKGNRSKCLNDHVYVNYLLKEMKSFDDSNTVHNLVFGVNNYKYSNKLDIKKWCNHSISFYENKNINFGLRQFLSGPCGLISSIQGYIIIILLFNYKYHFLWENNYFNILKTNNDFLNFTNNNQNYKKNSTDIVNTANLVSSDGKDNVYLNGQSLSNVKGNDISIVTEQKDDNQVKNCSNQQEGERDELKDVLKKGDGTGVSGMISGSIKSGCINGGDKTAEDEYDKEFLQLVHENIKDLKYYSLVESLAYILYQCTEKSYYIIAFLLPECYDFPFYMNKKSSDENIIRDLKKINIYYREFSNIKDVIKFYLEHFIIFSSSTGVISFLYSVILTRGINNIKNDMDDTNHPLIGIYGHCSQELVNLLLTGRACSNVFDNNSVINTFSTNDVDISMYEGSSSPYYMNSANTNTNACTNVGANTNTNACTNTSTNNSNSGNNCMGDSKFSNSIATAPRTSFGKNNIILKGINKRPLIGLLTDFEAFKYCEVGNYYKYPIYPIWVISSSNHYTVLFSLNINNSKCTSEELFLEKLNKIWRKYDKENNKYILSHFIPQFIDDLNLKEEHRHMFDSFVNDLDILLYSEFKSFYLQLKQKDINDLKDSDPPKEKYFYLYDAQETPEKSIHYFLLKEVDHDVSHDNHLKFFNTRWPNNTVEILNKAKKSTKHKYPG, from the exons atgaaaacaaatgAAGAACTGTTACGAAAGGAAGAAGAGGACATTTCCAGAACAATAGCCCTATCGCTAGAAGAATATCACGCTgcgcaaaataaaaataaggataaa GATTTTGAAGTGGATGACGAGAACGATGAATTACTGCAGGAGGCAATACGATTATCCATTTTGGGGTGCAATAAAGAAGAGAACAGAAGTGACGATTGTAATGACAGTTACTACgatttagtaaaaaaaaattttgataaaataagTTATTACTTATGTAATAGTCATGTGTCTACAAAGAATGAGCATGATGTAatagataataaaatattctggaatgatatatataaacattataaaaatatatatataattataagggattatatgataaatttaaataaaagaaatgaaaagttGAATGAAGAACCAAATGATTCAACATCAAGTAGAGAAGATTATGATAGTGATGACTCAAGTGATTATAGTAATTTATCCTCACTTTCTTGTTGTTCCTtagaacaaattaaaaagacatataaaaatataaattatactacTAAAGATTATTGTAAATGGTTAAGAAAAGGAAATAGAAGTAAATGTTTGAACGatcatgtatatgtaaattatttactaAAAGAGATGAAATCTTTTGATGATTCAAATACTGTTCATAATTTAGTTTTTGgtgttaataattataaatattcaaataagcttgatataaaaaaatggtgTAATCATAGTATTTCGTtctatgaaaataaaaatattaattttggaCTTCGTCAATTTTTAAGTGGCCCATGTGGTCTTATATCAAGTATTCAaggatatattattattattttgttgtttaattataaatatcattttttgtgggagaacaattattttaatattttaaaaacaaataatgattttttaaattttacaaataataatcaaaattataaaaaaaattctacaGATATTGTTAACACTGCAAATCTTGTCAGCAGTGATGGTAAGGATAATGTCTATTTGAATGGACAGTCCTTATCAAATGTTAAGGGAAATGATATATCCATTGTAACCGAACAGAAGGATGACAATCAGGTGAAAAATTGCAGCAATCAGCAGGAGGGGGAAAGGGACGAGCTTAAAGATGTACTGAAGAAGGGAGATGGTACCGGGGTGAGTGGCATGATAAGCGGCAGTATAAAGAGTGGCTGTATAAACGGCGGAGATAAGACTGCCGAAGATGAGTATGACAAGGAATTTTTGCAGTTAGTCCATGAGAATATAAAAGATTTGAAGTATTACTCGTTAGTGGAATCCTtggcatatatattataccaGTGCACGGAAAAATCATACTATATAATAGCTTTCTTATTGCCTGAGTGTTATGATTTCCCattttatatgaacaaaaaaagttCGGATGAAAACATTATAAGggatttaaagaaaataaacatatactaCAGAGAATTTAGTAACATAAAAGATGTAATAAAGTTTTATCTTGAgcatttcataatattttctagCTCAACAGGTGTTATATCATTTCTATACTCAGTAATATTAACAAGaggaataaataatataaagaatgaTATGGATGACACGAATCATCCCTTGATAGGTATATATGGTCATTGTTCTCAAGAGTTAGTGAACCTACTTCTAACCGGTAGAGCTTGTTCTAATGTGTTTGATAACAACAGTGTgataaatacattttcaaCGAACGATGTGGATATAAGTATGTACGAAGGTAGTAGCAGCCCCTATTACATGAACAGCGCTAATACAAATACTAATGCGTGCACAAATGTAGGTGCTAATACGAACACAAATGCATGTACAAATACGAGTACTAATAACAGCAATAGTGGTAACAACTGTATGGGCGATTCGAAGTTTTCCAATAGTATAGCAACTGCTCCAAGAACATCGTTCgggaaaaataatataatacttaAAGGAATAAACAAAAGACCACTTATAGGTTTACTAACAGATTTTGAAGCTTTTAAATATTGTGAAGTTGgtaattattataagtatCCCATTTATCCTATATGGGTCATTAGCAGTTCGAATCATTATActgttttgttttcattaaatataaataattctaaatGCACTAGTGAAGAATtgtttttagaaaaattaaataaaatatggagaaaatatgataaggaaaataataaatatatattatctcaTTTTATTCCTCAATTTATTGATGAtcttaatttaaaagaagaacATAGACATATGTTCGACAGTTTTGTAAACGATctagatatattattatactcaGAATTCaaatctttttatttacaactaaaacaaaaagatataaatgatttaaaaGATTCGGACCCCCCCaaagagaaatatttttatttatatgatgCACAAGAAACACCAGAAAAATCGATTCATTACTTTCTTTTGAAGGAAGTAGATCATGATGTATCACATGATAACCACTTGAAATTTTTCAATACCCGATGGCCTAATAACACTGTTGAGATTTTGAATAAAGCCAAAAAGTCTACGAAGCATAAATACCCCGGTTAG
- the PmUG01_11033200 gene encoding conserved Plasmodium protein, unknown function, with protein MKKVVRIFFSPIVSFLLLLHQKITISSYLDVTLFNDDIFDSMLKSELSYMSNHLSFNENNKSNKRKKRNDSATDDIYILTQMLSQIIPYNFSIYSLSLPDETVSNNNSDVNNFLDLINMYDADINNTITHHLNKTEPIKGCENDIKNHNCDKDVLSCITLKKNYLSETCKKSLNNSLLYSCVDDFLHYCSDYTKFSKIHKCLKKNFYHLNDKCLNILSYYEHIVQKLHKIKRKPYDNQEHLFLEKDKGKEKSDKADTKVNGSSINSSSSRTGSVVRESNSGKNLVGSKYNLKATDTGNDKNDEKYNLFNKNSFEREPTIVDSIRKGYGHYFFPSMDYNNLFDFNSRTYEYKYYMYFVACLFILFLFYILVISVKKYYTADSNSFLVHNEKTKLAQL; from the coding sequence atgaaaaaggtTGTTaggatatttttttcacCTATAGTATCCTTTTTGCTATTGTTACATCAAAAAATAACGATTAGTTCTTACTTAGATGTGACTCTATTTAATGACGACATTTTTGATAGTATGTTGAAATCAGAGCTATCATATATGAGCAATCATTTGTcctttaatgaaaataataaatcaaaTAAGAGGAAGAAGAGAAATGATTCAGCTACAgatgatatttatatattaacacaAATGCTGTCTCAAATTATaccatataatttttcaatttattcATTAAGTTTACCGGATGAAACGgtaagtaataataacagtgatgttaataactttttagatttgataaatatgtatgatGCTGATATTAACAATACTATTACtcatcatttaaataaaacagaaCCAATAAAAGGGTGTGAAAATGACATTAAAAATCATAATTGTGATAAAGATGTGTTATCATgcataacattaaaaaaaaattatttatcagAAACCTGTAAAAAATCTTTAAATAATTCCTTATTATATTCATGTGTTGATGATTTTCTTCATTACTGTAGCGATTACAcaaaattttctaaaatacataaatgctTGAAAAAGAacttttatcatttaaatgacaaatgtttaaatattttaagctATTATGAACACATAGTTCagaaattacataaaataaaaagaaaaccaTACGATAATCAAGAACAcctatttttagaaaaagatAAGGGAAAAGAAAAGTCAGATAAAGCGGACACTAAAGTTAATGGTAGTAGCATCaacagtagcagtagtagaaCAGGTAGTGTTGTGCGTGAGAGTAATAGTGGTAAAAACCTCGTTGGTAGCAAATATAATTTGAAAGCAACTGATACTGGAAACGACAAGaatgatgaaaaatataatcttTTTAACAAGAATTCTTTTGAGCGAGAACCAACCATAGTTGATAGTATAAGAAAAGGATATGgtcattattttttcccgTCTATGGACTACAACAATTTATTCGATTTCAACTCAAGAACTTacgaatataaatattatatgtattttgttgcttgcttatttattttatttcttttttatattttagtaatatcagttaagaaatattatacagCAGATTCAAACAGCTTTTTGGTGCACAATGAGAAAACTAAGTTAGCCCAGTTGTGA